A single region of the Labeo rohita strain BAU-BD-2019 chromosome 3, IGBB_LRoh.1.0, whole genome shotgun sequence genome encodes:
- the mmd2a gene encoding monocyte to macrophage differentiation factor 2a isoform X2, protein MTRRKTCTRTWYQQQGNWKAKRFMNNRVPSSKRYQPTEYEHAANCATHGFWIIPSILGSSVLYFLSDDQWETISAWMYGTGLSGLFIMSTMFHTVSWKKSHLRKVEQRFHMCDRMVIYFFIAASYAPWLNLRELGPWAVHMRWLVWIMACAGSAYVFFFHEKNKILDLLCYTAMGAVPAVVLLSMPNREGILELSVGGVFYCLGIVFFKSDGLIPFAHAIWHVFVAVGAGIHYYAIWRYLYAPGTGQIKISR, encoded by the exons gTTTATGAACAACCGAGTCCCATCTAGCAAGAGATACCAGCCAACTGAGTATGAGCATGCAGCCAACTGTGCCACCCATGGA TTTTGGATCATCCCCAGTATCCTGGGCAGCTCAGTGTTGTACTTCCTCTCTGATGACCAGTGGGAGACCATCTCTGCATGGATGTATGGGACAGGTCTGTCTGGGCTGTTCATCATGTCAACCATGTTTCATACAGTGTCTTGGAAGAAAAGTCATCTCAG AAAGGTGGAGCAGCGATTCCACATGTGTGACAGAATGGTGATATATTTCTTCATAGCTGCATCTTATGCACCCTG GCTGAACCTGAGGGAACTAGGACCCTGGGCTGTGCACATGCGCTGGTTGGTGTGGATAATGGCCTGTGCTGGCTCTGCCTATGTGTTCTTCTTTCATGAGAA GAACAAGATACTAGACTTACTGTGCTACACTGCCATGGGAGCTGTTCCTGCAGTTGTTCTTCTGTCAATG CCTAACAGAGAGGGCATATTAGAGCTGTCAGTGGGAGGAGTCTTCTACTGCCTGGGAATTGTCTTCTTCAAGAGTGATGGCCTCATCCCATTCGCTCATGCCATCTGGCACGTCTTTGTGGCAGTGGGCGCAGGCATACACTATTACGCCATCTGGAGGTACTTGTATGCACCCGGGACCGGCCAAATCAAAATATCCAGGTGA
- the mmd2a gene encoding monocyte to macrophage differentiation factor 2a isoform X1: protein MQLPRAFSKFTWKERGGEGIEHTYSGIPDRERGRGTLYDFSKNPLSPSRGRFSPFASRACIEAVLLPSKFRTHIETSGVCSSLVVGVVSLSTQEQDPQRTCTNMYSMDFRRTKLGRFMNNRVPSSKRYQPTEYEHAANCATHGFWIIPSILGSSVLYFLSDDQWETISAWMYGTGLSGLFIMSTMFHTVSWKKSHLRKVEQRFHMCDRMVIYFFIAASYAPWLNLRELGPWAVHMRWLVWIMACAGSAYVFFFHEKNKILDLLCYTAMGAVPAVVLLSMPNREGILELSVGGVFYCLGIVFFKSDGLIPFAHAIWHVFVAVGAGIHYYAIWRYLYAPGTGQIKISR from the exons ATGCAGTTGCCGCGAGCTTTTTCCAAGTTTACTTGGAAGGAAAGGGGCGGGGAAGGGATTGAGCACACGTACAGCGGCATTCCTGACAGAGAGAGGGGTCGCGGGACGCTTtatgatttttccaaaaatccgcTGTCACCGTCTCGCGGCCGCTTCTCGCCGTTCGCCTCACGTGCTTGTATAGAGGCAGTGCTGCTTCCTTCCAAGTTTCGGACACACATTGAAACATCCGGAGTTTGCTCGTCGCTGGTAGTGGGAGTAGTCAGTCTGTCTACCCAGGAGCAAGATCCACAGCGAACatgtacaaatatgtacagtaTGGATTTTAGGAGGACGAAGCTCGGCAG gTTTATGAACAACCGAGTCCCATCTAGCAAGAGATACCAGCCAACTGAGTATGAGCATGCAGCCAACTGTGCCACCCATGGA TTTTGGATCATCCCCAGTATCCTGGGCAGCTCAGTGTTGTACTTCCTCTCTGATGACCAGTGGGAGACCATCTCTGCATGGATGTATGGGACAGGTCTGTCTGGGCTGTTCATCATGTCAACCATGTTTCATACAGTGTCTTGGAAGAAAAGTCATCTCAG AAAGGTGGAGCAGCGATTCCACATGTGTGACAGAATGGTGATATATTTCTTCATAGCTGCATCTTATGCACCCTG GCTGAACCTGAGGGAACTAGGACCCTGGGCTGTGCACATGCGCTGGTTGGTGTGGATAATGGCCTGTGCTGGCTCTGCCTATGTGTTCTTCTTTCATGAGAA GAACAAGATACTAGACTTACTGTGCTACACTGCCATGGGAGCTGTTCCTGCAGTTGTTCTTCTGTCAATG CCTAACAGAGAGGGCATATTAGAGCTGTCAGTGGGAGGAGTCTTCTACTGCCTGGGAATTGTCTTCTTCAAGAGTGATGGCCTCATCCCATTCGCTCATGCCATCTGGCACGTCTTTGTGGCAGTGGGCGCAGGCATACACTATTACGCCATCTGGAGGTACTTGTATGCACCCGGGACCGGCCAAATCAAAATATCCAGGTGA